The DNA window GCATCCGAATTTTGCCAGAAACATGTGCTAAAATTTCTGCTCCATTTTCCAATTCAACTTTAAACATTGCATTAGGCAAAGTTTCAGTTACTTTACCTTCTACTTCAATTACATCGGCTTTTGCCACGAAATAGTACCTCCTTACCTATTCTAGATATTACGTAAAAATGGTGGAAAGTATAAAACTTCCCACTACTCAGATAGATAAACCCTGCATAGTTTAGCATATGTTTACAAACTTCGCAAGAGATAACTATTATCTAGTTTAGGTTTGTTAATACTTTCTTGATATCTTCGTAAACTTTATCGATATCTTGTTCACCATTAATTTCGTGCAAAACACCTTTCTTTTGGTAATAGTCTACCAGTGGTGTGTTCAACTTAATATTAACATCTAGACGATTCTTAACCGTTTCAGGCTTATCATCATCACGCTGATAAAATTCATGATGACCACAAACGTCACATGTGCCTTCAACTTTAGGAGCGTTATAAAGTTTATGATATGTTGCTCCACAGTTACGACAAATAAAACGTCCACTTAAACGTTCTACCAATACATCCGGTTCAACGTGAATATTGATCACAGCATCAAGATGCCGATTACTCTCTGCTAACATCTCATCCAAAGCTGCTGCTTGGTTAAGATTACGAGGAAATCCATCCAGCATAAAGCCATCTTTAGTATCATCTTGAGCTAACCGTTCCTTAACGATACCGTTAGTAACTTCATCCGGAACAAGTTCACCTTTATCAATATATTTCTTAGCTTCAATTCCCATGGGAGTTTCATTCTTCATGGCTGCCCGAAAAATATCTCCAGTTGAGATATGAGGAATTGGAAACTCTTCAACGATCTTTTGAGCTTGAGTACCTTTACCGGCACCTGGAAGACCCATTAATACAAGATTCATACTCATTAGTCATTTCCTCCTTTAGGTTCTCGAATAAATCCAATATATTCGCGCTTCATTGTTAGTCCGTTTAACTGTCGAACAACATCTAAAGCAATTTGTACGATAATCAGTAAGCTTGTACCACCTAACCCAATTGACTGACTTAGGTTCCATACGTTACTTGCAATTAACGGAATTAAGGAGATTAATCCTAAGAATAATGAACCTACTGTACTCAATCGCATTAACAATGAAGAAATATAGTCTTGTGTACCCTTTCCAGGACGTACTCCAGAAATATAACTTCCTTGCTTTTGTAAATTCTCAGCAAGTTTTTCTGGGTTAACCTGAACAAAGGCATAGAAAAAGGTAAATACAACAATCAAAAATACATACAGTGCGATCCCAGGACCAGATTGCATGTTAAAAATGGTCGTCATGATTTGATACCAACTATCCCCACCATGGTTTTGCTGGAAAGCCATAAGAATAGTTTGTGGGGTTGAGATAAAAGAACCAGCAAAAATAACAGGAATAACACCTGATACGTTAATCTTCAAGGGAAGATAACTACTGGATGGTGAAGTAGTGGTCCGTCTTGTGTATTGAATTGGTAGACGTCTTTCCGCCTGTTGGACCCATGTAACAAACGCTACAATAATTAAAATTGCAACAATAACAAGAGTAACAAATCCAATTCCCATCCACAAAGCAGAACCAGATTCACCAGCAATTTGGTCATCCCATAACTGACGAATTCCACCTGGCATTTGCGCAACAATACCAGCAAAAATTAACATGGAAACACCATTACCCAAGCCACGTTCAGTAATCATGTCTCCCATCCAAGTAGCAAACATTGTACCTGCAGTTAAAATTAAACCGATTGTTAAATACGTTTGAACACCAGGGTGATTAACCAAACGAATAGTACTCAATGCATTAAACCCGGCGGTAATACCGATTGATTGAATAAATCCAAGTACAATCGTTAACCATCGGGTTGCTTGATTAAGTTTTCGCCGTCCTACTTCTCCTTGTTTACTCCATTCAACAAAACGCGGAACAATATCCATTTGTAATAGTTGAACAACAATTTGCGCAGTAATATATGGAGACACTCCCATTGCAAATAAAGAGTAATTCTCCAATCCACCACCACTAAAGGTATTGAGGATTGATGCTAAACCGGTTGAGGAGATTTCCTGCAAAGCAGCAGCGTTAACTCCAGGAACGGTAATCGCTGCCCCAATCCGATAGACAATCAATACAAACAATGTAAAGAAAATCTTTTTACGGATATCTTTTACCTTGAATGCATTTTTGACGGCTGTGAACAAACTACATCACCTCAGTTTTACCACCGGCAGCTTCAATTGCAGAAACTGCAGAAGCAGAAAACTTATTAGCCTTAACAGTTAATTTCTTTTCAAGCTTACCGCTACCAAGAATCTTGATGCCGCTCTTCAAGTTCTTAACTAAGCCACTTTCCATCAATAATTGTGGAGTAACTTCTGTACCATCATCAAACTTGTTTAATGATGCCAAGTTAACAATTGCGTATTCTTTCCGGTTAATGTTGGTAAATCCACGCTTTGGAATTTGCCGGTAAAGTGGCATTTGACCCCCTTCAAATCCTAAACGGGTCTTTCCATGAGCCTTTTGCCCTTTAGTACCACGTCCAGATGTAAAACCGTGTCCTGATGAAAGTCCACGACCCTTACGAAGACGCTTAGAACGAGAACCAGCAGCTGGCTTCAATTCGTTTAACTTCATTAGTAGGCACCTCCTTATTATTTAATTTTAATTACTTAACTTCTTCAACAGAAACCAAGTGAGCGATCTTAAAAATTTGACCGCGTGTTGCCGCATTATCTGGTAAGATAACTGAGCTATTGATCTTACCTAATCCCAATGCCTTAACAGTACGACGTTGAGTAGGTTGTCGGTGGGCAACACTGTGAATTAAGGTAACTTTTACTTGAGCCATAATTTAGTGCCCTCCTTATTCTGCTAAGTGGTCTACTGAAACACCACGTAACTTTGCAACTTCTTCAGCGTTCTTTAATTGCTTCAAACCTTCAAACGTTGCACGAACAACGTTAATAGGTGTGTTAGAGCCAAGACGTTTAGAAGTAACGTCCGCAACACCGGCAAGGTCCATAACATTACGAACCGCACCACCGGCAGCAACTCCAGAACCTTCAACCGCTGGCTTTAACATGATCTTTCCACCGCCGTATACACCAATAACTTCGTGTGGAATAGTAGTTCCAACGATAGGAACAGTAATCAAGTTCTTTTCAGCAGCTGCTTGAGCTTTACGAATAGCTTCTGGAACTTCTTGAGCCTTACCAGTACCAAAACCAACATGACCTTTACGGTCACCAACAATTACTAAAGCAGCAAAACGCATACGGCGTCCACCCTTTACAACCTTAGTAATCCGGTTGATGGCTACAACTTGATCGTCTAAATCCAACTTTGCTGGATCAATGAATTCTGATGATGCCATTGCAGGTTATTCCTCCTTTTTTTAGAATTTAAGTCCGTTTTCGCGAGCAGCTTCAGCCAAAGCTTGAACACGTCCATGGTAAAGGTATCCACCACGATCAAACACAACTTCAGTAATGTTCTTTTCGTTAGCGCGTTTAGCAATTAATGCTCCTACACCACTAGCTTGTTCAGTCTTAGTCTTTCCACTTACTTCACTATCATTTGTGGAGGCACTTGCGAGCGTCACACCCTTTACGTCATCAATTAATTGAGCGTAAATGTTTTTGTTTGAACGGTAAACACTTAAGCGTGGGCGCTCCGCAGTACCAGAAATCTTACCGCGAACGCGTAAATGACGACGTTGACGGATCTTGTTCTTGTCTGGTTTAGAAATCACAACAGTCACCTCTTATTATATTAATTCTATTAAATAAAAGAATGTTAAATAATCTTTTCAGATTACTTACCAGTCTTACCTTCCTTACGGATAATGTGTTCGTTTTCGTAACGAATACCCTTACCTTTGTATGGTTCAGGTGAACGTACAGCACGAACTTCAGCAGCAAAATTCCCAAGGTGTTCCTTGTTAATTGAGCTTAATTCGATAGTAGTATTGTCAGGTACGTTAATTTCAACATCTTCTGGCTTATCCATTTCAACTGGGTTTGAGTAACCAACAGTTAAAATCAACTTGTTACCTTTGAGTTGAGCACGGTAACCAACACCGACAAGCTTAAGAACCTTCTTGTAACCATTAACAACACCTTCAACCATGTTGTTAACATTAGCACGAGTAGTTCCGTGTAACATCTTTAACTTATTAGTATCAGCATCACGATCAAACTTTACAACGTTACCATCAATAGTCATTTTGATTAATGGTGAAATTTCACGAGATAAAGTACCCTTAGGACCTTTAACAGTAACTACATTACCATCTTGAAAAATTTCAACACCACTTGGCAAATCAATTTCTTTGTAACCAATACGACTCATCTTTGCACCTCCTATCTAATATTCGTTTTTTACCAAACGTAAGCGATAACTTCGCCACCAATTTTCTTGGCACGAGCAACTTTATCAGTAACAACACCTTCAGATGTTGAAATGATAGCAATACCTAATCCGTTAAGAACCTTAGGCACAGCATCTGACTTAACGTATGTACGTAAACCAGGCTTAGAAATACGCTTTAAGCCAGAAATAACACGTTGACCGTCATTACCGTACTTTAAGAACACACGGATGATGCCTTGCTTGTTATCATCAACGTATTCAACATCGCGAATGAAACCTTCGTTTTTTAAGATTTCAGCGATGTCCTTCTTCATCTTTGATGCAGGTGCTTCTACTGATTCGTGTTGAGCCATGTTAGCATTACGAATACGAGTTAAGAAATCTGCAATTGGATCACTCATAGACATCGATGTTTTCCTCCTTTTGTCGGTTTTTTTGTTTACCAGCTAGCCTTCTTCAAACCAGGAATTTGTCCTTTGTGGGCAAGTTCTCGTAAGCAAATCCGGCATAGGTGGAATTTACGGTAAACAGAGTGCGGACGTCCACAACGTGCACAACGCGTGTATTCACGACTTGAGAACTTAGCTGGACGGTTGCACTTAGCAATCATTGATTTTTTAGCCAATTTGTGGAACCTCCTTTATTTAGCAAACGGCATACCGAGTTGAGCAAGTAATTCGCGGGATTCTTCGTCAGTTTGTGCAGTTGTTACAATAACAACATCTAAACCACGAACTCGGTTAACTTTATCATAATCAATTTCTGGGAAAATTAATTGTTCATGGATACCAAGAGTGTAGTTACCACGACCATCAAATGCCTTGTTACTTACACCATGGAAATCACGAACCCGTGGCAATGCCACATTAACTAATTTATCTAAGAAATCATACATACGTTCACCACGTAAGGTTACCTTAGCACCAATTGACATACCTTCACGAAGACGGAAACCAGCGATTGATTTCTTTGCCTTAGTAATTAAAGGTTTTTGACCAGAAATCAAGCCGAGTTCTTCAACAGCTTCGTCAAGATTCTTGGAGTTAGTAGTTGCATCACCAACACCCATGTTTAAAACGATTTTGTCAATCTTTGGTGCTTGCATAACTGAAGAGTAGTTAAACTTTTCAATCAATGCTGGACGAATTTCATTTTCATATTTAGCTTTCAAACGGTTTTCCATTAGAAGTTATTCCTCCCTTCCTTAAAAATTAGTCAAGTGTCTTACCTGACTTCTTCGCAACACGAACCTTCTTACCATCAACGAACTTGTAACCTACACGAGTTGGTTCATTTGTTGAAGGATCAATCAGCATTACGTTTGAAGCATTAATTGCAGCTTCTGTATCAATAACGCCACCATTAGGATTTGAGTTGCTTGGTTTTTGGTGTTTCTTAACGATATTTACACCTTCAACGATAACGCGGTTTTGAGACGCAAGTACCTTTTTAATAGTACCTTCT is part of the Limosilactobacillus reuteri genome and encodes:
- the secY gene encoding preprotein translocase subunit SecY; this encodes MFTAVKNAFKVKDIRKKIFFTLFVLIVYRIGAAITVPGVNAAALQEISSTGLASILNTFSGGGLENYSLFAMGVSPYITAQIVVQLLQMDIVPRFVEWSKQGEVGRRKLNQATRWLTIVLGFIQSIGITAGFNALSTIRLVNHPGVQTYLTIGLILTAGTMFATWMGDMITERGLGNGVSMLIFAGIVAQMPGGIRQLWDDQIAGESGSALWMGIGFVTLVIVAILIIVAFVTWVQQAERRLPIQYTRRTTTSPSSSYLPLKINVSGVIPVIFAGSFISTPQTILMAFQQNHGGDSWYQIMTTIFNMQSGPGIALYVFLIVVFTFFYAFVQVNPEKLAENLQKQGSYISGVRPGKGTQDYISSLLMRLSTVGSLFLGLISLIPLIASNVWNLSQSIGLGGTSLLIIVQIALDVVRQLNGLTMKREYIGFIREPKGGND
- the rplF gene encoding 50S ribosomal protein L6, with amino-acid sequence MSRIGYKEIDLPSGVEIFQDGNVVTVKGPKGTLSREISPLIKMTIDGNVVKFDRDADTNKLKMLHGTTRANVNNMVEGVVNGYKKVLKLVGVGYRAQLKGNKLILTVGYSNPVEMDKPEDVEINVPDNTTIELSSINKEHLGNFAAEVRAVRSPEPYKGKGIRYENEHIIRKEGKTGK
- the rplE gene encoding 50S ribosomal protein L5, with the protein product MENRLKAKYENEIRPALIEKFNYSSVMQAPKIDKIVLNMGVGDATTNSKNLDEAVEELGLISGQKPLITKAKKSIAGFRLREGMSIGAKVTLRGERMYDFLDKLVNVALPRVRDFHGVSNKAFDGRGNYTLGIHEQLIFPEIDYDKVNRVRGLDVVIVTTAQTDEESRELLAQLGMPFAK
- the rplX gene encoding 50S ribosomal protein L24; amino-acid sequence: MFIKTGDKVRVIAGKDKGKEGTIKKVLASQNRVIVEGVNIVKKHQKPSNSNPNGGVIDTEAAINASNVMLIDPSTNEPTRVGYKFVDGKKVRVAKKSGKTLD
- the rpmD gene encoding 50S ribosomal protein L30; its protein translation is MAQVKVTLIHSVAHRQPTQRRTVKALGLGKINSSVILPDNAATRGQIFKIAHLVSVEEVK
- the infA gene encoding translation initiation factor IF-1, with the protein product MAKADVIEVEGKVTETLPNAMFKVELENGAEILAHVSGKIRMHYIKILPGDRVKVEMSPYDLTKGRITFRFK
- a CDS encoding type Z 30S ribosomal protein S14, which translates into the protein MAKKSMIAKCNRPAKFSSREYTRCARCGRPHSVYRKFHLCRICLRELAHKGQIPGLKKASW
- the rplO gene encoding 50S ribosomal protein L15, with translation MKLNELKPAAGSRSKRLRKGRGLSSGHGFTSGRGTKGQKAHGKTRLGFEGGQMPLYRQIPKRGFTNINRKEYAIVNLASLNKFDDGTEVTPQLLMESGLVKNLKSGIKILGSGKLEKKLTVKANKFSASAVSAIEAAGGKTEVM
- the rplR gene encoding 50S ribosomal protein L18; amino-acid sequence: MISKPDKNKIRQRRHLRVRGKISGTAERPRLSVYRSNKNIYAQLIDDVKGVTLASASTNDSEVSGKTKTEQASGVGALIAKRANEKNITEVVFDRGGYLYHGRVQALAEAARENGLKF
- a CDS encoding adenylate kinase, encoding MNLVLMGLPGAGKGTQAQKIVEEFPIPHISTGDIFRAAMKNETPMGIEAKKYIDKGELVPDEVTNGIVKERLAQDDTKDGFMLDGFPRNLNQAAALDEMLAESNRHLDAVINIHVEPDVLVERLSGRFICRNCGATYHKLYNAPKVEGTCDVCGHHEFYQRDDDKPETVKNRLDVNIKLNTPLVDYYQKKGVLHEINGEQDIDKVYEDIKKVLTNLN
- the rpsH gene encoding 30S ribosomal protein S8, translating into MSMSDPIADFLTRIRNANMAQHESVEAPASKMKKDIAEILKNEGFIRDVEYVDDNKQGIIRVFLKYGNDGQRVISGLKRISKPGLRTYVKSDAVPKVLNGLGIAIISTSEGVVTDKVARAKKIGGEVIAYVW
- the rpsE gene encoding 30S ribosomal protein S5 translates to MASSEFIDPAKLDLDDQVVAINRITKVVKGGRRMRFAALVIVGDRKGHVGFGTGKAQEVPEAIRKAQAAAEKNLITVPIVGTTIPHEVIGVYGGGKIMLKPAVEGSGVAAGGAVRNVMDLAGVADVTSKRLGSNTPINVVRATFEGLKQLKNAEEVAKLRGVSVDHLAE